The Mycolicibacterium monacense genome contains the following window.
GGACTCGGGCTGGGCCCGCAGACCATCGTGCTGATGACCGGCATGTTGATGGGTGCGGGCACCGACTTCTCGATCTTCTTCTTCAGTCGCTATCACGAACTCGTCCGGGAGGGAATGGAGTCCGACGACGCGATGATCGGCGCGCTGGTCACCATCGGCAAGGTCGTGGCCGGGTCCGCGGCCACGACCGCGATCGCGTTCCTCGGCCTGGCATTCACCACCCTCGGGGTGTTCGCCACCGTCGGCCCCGCCCTGTCGGTGACCATCGCGATCGGCTTCCTGGCGTCGATCACGCTGCTGCCGTCACTGATCGTGCTCGCGGGGCGGCGGGGCTGGGTCAACCCGCGCAAAGACCTCACCGGGCGGTTCTGGCGCCGCTCCGGGATCCACATCGTGCGCAGGCCGGTCGTCCATCTGGTCGGCAGCCTCACCGTGCTCATCGCGCTCGCGGCGTGTGCCGGGTTCATCAAGTTCAACTACGACGACCGCAAGGCGCTGCCGGCCGATTCCGAGAGCAACCGCGCCTATCAGGCGATGGACGATCACTTTCCGATCAGCACCACGATGCAGCAGTTCGTGGTGATTCACGCCCCCGATCAGGATCTGCGCTCTCCGCGGTCACTTGCCGTCATGGAGCAGATGGCGCAGCGCATCGCCGCGCTGCCCGACATCGACATGGTGCGCGGGATCACCCGGCCGACGGGGGAGATGCTCGAACAGGCCAAGGCCACCTACCAGGCCGGTGAGGTGGGCGGCAAACTCGACGAGGCGTCGACCCTGATCGAGGACAACGACGCCAACCTCAACCGGCTCAGCGGTGGCGCCCACCAGCTCGCCGACGTGCTCGACGAGATCCGCGACGGGGTCGTCGGTGCGGTCGGCAGTGTGCGCGGGCTGGCGGGGGCGCTGGACGACATGTCGCGTAAGTACGGCGGCGCCAAGACCCTCGACGAGATCGACCGCACGGCGCGGCTGGTCACCAACATGCGTGACCTCGGCAATGCGATCGGTGTCGACGTCAACCGGATGACCGACATCTACGCGTGGGCCGATCCGGTGCTGCGGTCCCTGGACACCAGCCCGACGTGCGATGCCGATCCCGAATGCGTCCAGTCGCGCGAGGACATGCGCCGCATCGTCAGCACCCGTGAGAGTCCATACCTGAACAGCATCTCCGATCTGGGCAGCCAGTTGCAGAACACCGAGGGCTACCAGACCCTCGACGAGACCATCCAAGGGCTGAGCAAGAGTCTGAAGACCGCGACGGCGGCGGCCCGGGAACTCGGCCTCGACGAGCCGAACGGTGTGCAGAACAAGATCCGGGAGGTCACCCAGGGGGCGAATACGCTGGCCGATTCGAGCCGCCAACTCGCCGAGGGTGTTCAGCTGCTGGTGGATCAGACCAAGAACATCGGTGGCGGTCTGGACCAGGCGTCGGATTTCCTGCTGGCGATGAAACGCGATGCCTCCGAGCCAAGTCAGGCCGGTTTCTACATCCCGCCACAGATCCTGACTCAGCCGGAGTTCAAGAAGGCGGCCAACCTGTTCGTCTCGAAGGACGGACACACCGCGCGCTATCTCGTGCAGACCGCGCTGGATCCATTCGGAACCGAGGCGATGGACCAGGTCGATGACATCGTCGGCGCCGCCGAGGGGGCGAGGCCCGACACCACGCTGGCGAACGCGGACATCTCGATGGTGGGTTTCTCGCCGGTGCAGAGCAACCTGCGGGAGTACTACAACGGCGACATCCGGTTCATCATCGGCTTCACGCTGCTGGTGGTGTTCCTGGTCCTCTGCCTGCTTCTGCGCGCAGTGGTCGCGCCGATCTATCTGGTGGCGTCCGTCGTACTGTCCTATGTGTCCGCGATCGGCATCGGGGTGCTGTTCTTCCAGTTCATCCTCGGACAGGAACTTGCCTGGACCGTCCCGGGTATGGCGTTCTTGGTGCTGGTGGCCGTCGGCGCCGACTACAACCTGTTGCTGATCGCCCGAATACGCGAGGAGTCCCGTGACGGGATTCGCACCGGCATCATCCGCACCGTCGGTGCCACGGGCGGCGTGATCACCTCCGCCGGGCTGATTTTCGCGGCGTCCATGCTGTCGCTGACGGTCAGCAGCATCGGTACCGTCATCCAGCTCGGGTTCGTCATCGGCGTCGGTCTGCTGCTCGACACGTTCATCGTGCGCACCATCACGGTGCCCGCCGCCGCGGTGCTGATCGGCAACGCGAACTGGTGGCCGACGAAACCGAAGTACGAGAAGCGGGTGCCACGTGCCGATGTGGCCGACGCGGTCACCGCCCCGCTGCTGCCGCGCAGTCCGCGGGCACGGGTGAGGCAGCGTCTCGCCGAAATCACCCAGGAGTACCGCGCGCTGCGGGAGGATCGCCCGCCGGAGCAGGTGCCAGAGGCGACAGCTCGCACCGATGTCTAACATCTTGTTTCCAGGGGGAACGCGTTGACAGGACGCATCGCCGCCGCGCGCAGGACTTCTGAGAATCTATTCGAGTGGGGGAGGGCCATCTCATGAGGCTGAGCGTTATCGGGACCGGATACCTCGGCGCGGTCCATGCGGCATGTATGGCCCGCCTCGGGCACGACGTCGTCGCATTCGATACCGACGCGTCGAAGATCGCCAAGCTCTCCGCTGGGGCGTCCCCACTGTTCGAACCCGGACTCGACGAACTACTCACCGCTGAAATGGCCTCGGGGCGCCTGCGATTCACGCAATCGCCTGACGAGGCGGTGTCCGGGGCGTCCGTGCACTTCGTGTGTGTCGGCACTCCGCAACTGTCGGATTCGGATGCCGCCGACGTCAGTTTCGTCAACAGCGCGGTCGACATGATCGCGACACACGCCGACGGCGAAGGTCTCATCGTCGGGAAGTCGACCGTGCCGGTAGGGACGGCCCAGCGGCTCGACTCCGAACTGGCCGCCAGGTCGCTGCCACACCGCATGGAGGTGGCGTGGAACCCCGAATTCCTGCGTGAGGGTAAGGCGATCGAGGACACCCTGCAGCCCGACCGATTGGTGTTCGGAGTGACCTCCGAGTCCGCCGAGAAGACGCTGCGCGAGGTGTACGCCGAACTCCTCGACGCAGGTACGCCCTACCTCACCACGGACCTCGCGACCGCCGAGATGGTCAAGGTGGCCGCGAATTCCTTTCTCGCAACCAAGATCTCGTTTATCAATGCCATGGCCGAGGTGTGCGAAGCCGTCGATGCCGATGTGGTGACACTCAGCGAGGCGCTGGGATACGACAGCCGGATCGGGCGCAGATTCCTCAACGCCGGGCTCGGCTTCGGCGGTGGTTGTCTTCCGAAGGACATCCGCGCGTTCAGTGCCAGAGCCGGTGAGGTCGGCGCCTCCGCGGCGCTGACATTCCTGCACGAGGTCGACAAGATCAACATCCGCCGACGGGAGAAGGCGGTGTCGGTGGCGGGAGCGCTGCTCGGCGGGGACTTCCTCGGCAAGAACATCGCCGTGCTGGGGGCGGCGTTCAAACCCGACAGCGACGACGTGCGGGACTCGCCGGCCCTCAACGTCGCGGCCGCCATGCACCTCAAGGGCTCCTACGTCCGCGTGCACGACCCGAAGGCGATCGCCAACGCCAGAGCCAGGTTCCCCACGCTCACCTACTGTGAAAGCGTTCAGGAGGCGTGCCAGAACGTCGATCTGATCGTGCTGGCCACCGAATGGGATGAATACCGCAATTTGGACCCGGTCGCGCTCCGCTCGACCGTTCGGACACAGAGCCTGCTGGACACCCGCAACGCGCTCGATGCCGAACTCTGGTCGGGCGCCGGTTGGCGGGTATACGGCCTGGGCCGAGGTCAGCTGAATGTCTGACGGGGCACTCGGCAGGCACGAAGTCGTCACGGTCCGGCTGGTTTGACGCCCTGCCGGCCGGTGGGGCGCTTGCGCACGAGTTGACGGGGGGGATCTTGACCGATTTCGTCGAGCGGATTCGCGACCGGCTGATGAACGACCTGAGGCGCGTCTTCGCCGGGGTGCCCGAGTGGGATCTGGTTGACTTCCCGCATCATTTCAACTGCGGCGACTCCGCGATCTGGCTCGGTGAGGTCAAGATCGCCGAGGAGCTCGGTATCAGGGTGGCCTCGGCAACGTCATCACAGATGTACCGACGCGACAAGCTGAGGGCGAACGGGCCCGTCGTCATCCATGGTGGAGGCAATCTCGGCGGCCTTTATCCGCAACACGACGACCTGAGAATCCGTATTCTGACCGACTTTTCCACGAGGCCGATCGTGCAGCTTCCTCAGTCGATCGAAGTGACGAACGCGGCCGGTCTCGAAAGGTTGAAGCGGGCGATCGGGTCGCACCGTGATTTCACGCTCCTTGTGCGCGACCGTCGGTCACTTGACATCGCTCGCCGAGAATTCGATTGCCGCATCGAACTAGTGCCCGACGCAGCCTTCGCGCTGGGGAACCTCGAACGTCGACCGGCTGTCGAAGAGGCCGTGGTGCAGGCACGCCGAGACAAAGAAGCCTCCGGCGAACAGATCTCAGGGCACCCGACCGTCGACTGGAACACGGCAAGCATTCTCAGTCTTCGCAACCTCGGGAGAAGCGCTGTCACCGCGGCCGGCAAGCTGCCGGTCCCTGCACTCACGTCGACGCTGGCGGACAGCTTCGCGCGACAGAATCTTCGGTGGGCGATCCGCACCTTGTCGAGGGGGCATGTCCTGGTCACCGACCGACTACACGGCCACGTCATCGCCACGCTGTGTGGAATCGAGCACATCGTGGTGAGCGATCGATACGGCAAGGTCCGTGCGCTCTGGGAAACGTGGACTCAGGACGCGCCCATGGCGACCTTCGCCCCTACGTGGAGCGCCGCGGAAACCGCCTTGGCGGAACGCATCAGCCGCCGATACGCATCGTGAGTCCGAGCACCGTGAGCCTTCGGAATCATCGATTATCCTCACAGCCCATGGGGGATTCGGTCGACATCAGCGTGGTGATCCCGGTGCGTAACGGCGGCCCGTTCGTGAGCCACCAGATCGAGGCGTTGCTCGCGCAGGAATCGAACGCGACGTTCGAGGTCGTCGTCGCGGACAACGGATCGACAGACGAGACGGCGCAAATCGCCCGAAGCCTGGCTGAGCGGGATCCGAGGGTGCGTGTTGTGGACGCATCCCGCGGCATAGGCGTCAACGTGGCCCGTAACGTGGGCGCCCAAGCCGCGAGGGGCCGGGTCATCCTGTTGACAGACGCTGACGACGTCGTGCATCCGGGATGGGTCGACGCCTACTGGCGGGCGTTCCAGAGCGGCGCTCACACGGCCGGTGGCTCCCTGCATCGCATCCTGCAGGACGGCACGGTGCTGGCCAGGGAATCCAAGCTGTACTCATCGCTGATGACCGGAAGTGCCTTCGCGAACGGCACGAACTGCGGGTTCACCCGGGCGGCCTTCGATGCGGTCGGCGGCTTCGACGAAACCCTCATGGGCGGCGCCGACGAGATCGACTTCTTCGCCCGCACTTCCCGCAACGGGTATCGGATGACGCTGGTGCCGGATGCGGTCGTCGACAAGCTTCAGCACACCGACCTGTCGGACGCCTTCCACCAGCATTTCAACTTCGGCCGCGGCGAAATTCTGCTGGCCACCAGATTCAAGCCGTCGATGGTGTCTCTCCCCATGGCAGCTGTTGCCGCCATGCATGCCCTACTGTGGTTCTCCGCGTGGGCCACGGTGGGCCGCCTGCGGCGATGGCGACGTCCGACGGCGATGCGGATGGCCTTCGCGCTGGGCATGCTCGTCGAAGAGGCGAAGATCCTGTCGCGTTGAGCCCTGCAATGGCTTCTCAAGGAGGTTGATCGATGCCCGAGCCGACGATCGAGGTCATCATCCCGGTCCGCGATATGGCCGAGCACCTGCCGAAGTTACTCCGACCGCTGTACGACCAGATGTCAGATGGCGATCGGGTCACCGTGGTCGACGACGCTTCTCGCGACGACACCGAAGCGGTGGCGCGCTCGCTGGGGGCCGGTGTCGTGGCGTTGAAAGACAGCCGCGGCCCCTACTATGCGCGCCAGGTCGCGGCGAGCAGATCAACCGCTGACGTCCTGCTGTTCACCGACGCACGGTGCCGGCCTCTTCCTGGTCTACTCGAGGCGCATCGCGACCTCCAGGAGAGGCCCGGAGTTGCGTTGTCGTGCACCAACGTTCGCACGTTGTCTGGGCCCAGACTCGCGGCGCGACTGGCGGCCAGCATGCAGCCGTTCATGCTTCCGCGCGGCGGCGGGGCGATGAAGGCGACCATCGGCATGGTGCCGCCGCGGCCCGACTACTATCCGACCGCCAATCTGGGTATCGACAGGATCGCCTTCGCCAAGGTGGGCGGGTTCCGATCGATGCGCGGCGGCGGCGACACCGACATCTGCTGGCGCATCCAGGAGCAGTCACTCGGCACGATCGCCACCGACACCCGCGTCCTGATGGAGTGGGAGCCGCGGACCTCGATGCGAGACCTCGCAAGTCAATGGAAGCGATACGGGCACAGCAACGCCTACATGCGCTGGGTGCACCGCAACGACGACGTCAGCAAGGGCGACGACTCGCCACGACGACATTCGCCGATGGAGGCCTGGGCGACGCTGCGAGCCGAACTGCGACGACCGCCGGCCGAACTGGCAGCCACGGCACTCGTCGGTTTGGCCTTCCAGTACGGCTACTTCTCGGCGAAGTTCAAGAGTTCGCAGTTCGAGATGCCGGCGTACTTCGATGTGGCGCCGAATCTCGACTCCGCCTGACGGCTCTGAGCATTCGTCTAGGCAGGCGTGTGTCGCTCACGGTTCAGGAGGCGCGCCGTGGTCCGCGCCGCCACCCTTGGGGCCTGCCGTCGCTGCTTCCCGGTCACGTCGGTCATCACCGAACCCACCGCCGGCTCCGGAATCACTTAGCAATCGACGAAACACAGTTCTTGCTTCGCGTGCCAAATACGTCATTCCGAAAGCTGCCCCGACGAAGATGACCAGCGAGAGGTAAAAGCGACTGCCCCCGCTCAGCATCAGTGACCACGTTCCGACGCCGAGCACCACCGCGAGCGAAAACATCAGCGGGTACACGACTTTCCTCGTGGCCGACCGTCGTGCCCGATCGAAGTACGTCACGACCGGTGCCAAGGACCGAAGCTCACCGATCCGCCGCGCGAGGGCGCCCCACGGCACGAACGCACCGTAGGCGATGACGGCGTGACTGAACGTTATGTTCATCACTAGATAGACGCCCAGGTGGAAAAGCGTCGCTATCGCCAGCGTGGAACGGAAAGCGCGCCACCACGGCAGTGCCAGCAGGATGGCAAGTTCGAATACGACGGTCGACCAGTCGGCGAGTTCCCAGACGGGCCGGTAGTCGTGCGCAGCGACCCAACCCGCCAACCAGTTCGTTCTGTCCTGGGTCACGAAGCCGAGCACGAAATATCCACGCGCGGCTTGACTGTCGAACGATAGCCACCCGGTCATGACCTTCGTGAGCGCCGCGGTGAAGAATCCCCATCCGATCAGGAGGCCGAGCAGACGTAACGGCCATTGCTCTTGGTGCGACGTTTGGCGTCCGGCCCGCAACGCATCGATCGAGAAGCGGTTGCCCCAGTCGGCGAAGGCAAGTACCAGGGGGACCAGCACCAGCAGGATGGTGTGGTCGACCTTGCCCAAGCTGTAGGTGATGCCGTACGTGGTGATCAGCATCGCCGCTGTGGCGAAGGACGCGAACCGTGTCCACAGGCCGAAGGCCAACATGACCAAGGCGATCGAACGGAGGCTCTCCAACCCGATGAGTATTCCGGGCGACGGGAAGCTCGAGAACAATTGGATCGGGCCCGTCGGCGGCCGGAACATGAAGTCGGGGTACTGGCCCAGCCACGCGATGTCGGGTGCGATCATCAGCACGCTGACGGCATAGATGATGCGATATATGCCCAGGTCTGCTGGCGTGAAAGGCCCGCGTGCGACCCAGGAGTCGAACCTGTCGGCCATCCTCATCGCGTGGTCCCGAAATTGACGTGAATGGTGTGCGACGGTTCGTATTCGATCGCCGATTCATCGGCCGCTTTGTAAGTCGCCTTCCGCCATACGATATCGAGCCCGGAAACGGCTTCACCGGGAAAGCGTTCGGCGATCCGCGATTTGAGCCATGCCACCGCCTCCGGGTCGGACGTGAAACCGTCATTCTTGTAGGCGGTCGTGAACGCGATGAGGCGTACCGACGGCCCGGGGGGCAACACGGTTTCCGTCGGAACGCGTTGCGTCGTCCCGTCGGCGAACCGAACCAGGAGTTCTGGTTCCTGTGTCGCCGGTTCGCCGGTCTCGAGGAGACAGCCCGGGCAGTGGGCCGGAAAGCCAGGCAGGACAAGAGCGGGGTACGGCTCCATGCGATCAATGGCGAACAGGCCGTATTGCAGCAGGGCGATCCACACGAACGTGGCGGCGAACACGATCCGCACGGTGCGCTTACTGGTTCGAGTCATCGCTCTCCTCCCGCAGACGCGCGACTTCCGACACCGGCGTCCCGTGCCGGTGTCGCGGAAAGCAACCGTCGCAACCGCGCGCCAAAGCGACCGTACAACCCGCGGGCGTGGTGTACGTCACCATCCGCCCTGCGTGGCGCCTACGGTTCGGTCTCGGCTACCCTGCGTCGGCGCGGGCGGCGGGTACTGCTCAGCTGTCGATCTTCCCGCCCTCGACCGCCGCCCGATATCCCCGGACGGTGAGCGGTACGAACACGGCCGCGATGACAATCACCCACAATGCCGTGAGCAGCATGGGCCGCATCACGTCGCCTCCGGACGCCAGCGCGCGCATGGTCGCCGCGGGCGCCGCGAGCGGCTGGAACTCCGCGAGCGGCCGTACGAGCGCCGGAACTCTTTCAGGGGGCGCGAGCGTTCCGAACGCCAAACCGACACACACCGTCTGGGCCCACGTCAGGATGATCCGGCCCTGTGGCCGTAGTGCGAGGGTGATCACCACCGTCGCGAACACGACCACCACGATGACCGGGATCAGTAGGTAGACGAGCATGCCGGTCCAGCCGCCCGCGAACCGGAATCCCATCAGATACCCGGCTGCGAGGACGACTGCCGATGCCACCAATGTGCGCAGCGCTTCGGCAAGCAGCGCACCGGTCAACGGTGCCGTCCGGTGCACCGGCATGACCCACATTCGGGTGAGCAGGCCACTGTCGCGGTCCCAGGGCACCATGAGTCCGGCGCCGACGGCGCCCGCCATGGCACCGGCGAGCATGCAGACAGGGATCAGCTCGTTCAACCCGCTGCTGCCCGTGAGGCGGACCATCGACTTGCCCACCAGCGCGCCGTAGATGATCAGCAGCAAGGTGGGAAACAGCAGTGCCTGCAGTGGCACCATCGGGTAACGACGCCACTGGATGAAAAGCCGGCTGGCGAAGATCCAACTCTCGGTGAGCAACGAATGCCGGTGTTCCGACGTTGAGTTCACGGCGTTCGCCCCTGCAATCGGACGGCCATCGTGCC
Protein-coding sequences here:
- a CDS encoding glycosyltransferase; this translates as MPEPTIEVIIPVRDMAEHLPKLLRPLYDQMSDGDRVTVVDDASRDDTEAVARSLGAGVVALKDSRGPYYARQVAASRSTADVLLFTDARCRPLPGLLEAHRDLQERPGVALSCTNVRTLSGPRLAARLAASMQPFMLPRGGGAMKATIGMVPPRPDYYPTANLGIDRIAFAKVGGFRSMRGGGDTDICWRIQEQSLGTIATDTRVLMEWEPRTSMRDLASQWKRYGHSNAYMRWVHRNDDVSKGDDSPRRHSPMEAWATLRAELRRPPAELAATALVGLAFQYGYFSAKFKSSQFEMPAYFDVAPNLDSA
- a CDS encoding ABC transporter permease, translating into MNSTSEHRHSLLTESWIFASRLFIQWRRYPMVPLQALLFPTLLLIIYGALVGKSMVRLTGSSGLNELIPVCMLAGAMAGAVGAGLMVPWDRDSGLLTRMWVMPVHRTAPLTGALLAEALRTLVASAVVLAAGYLMGFRFAGGWTGMLVYLLIPVIVVVVFATVVITLALRPQGRIILTWAQTVCVGLAFGTLAPPERVPALVRPLAEFQPLAAPAATMRALASGGDVMRPMLLTALWVIVIAAVFVPLTVRGYRAAVEGGKIDS
- a CDS encoding HTTM domain-containing protein, whose product is MADRFDSWVARGPFTPADLGIYRIIYAVSVLMIAPDIAWLGQYPDFMFRPPTGPIQLFSSFPSPGILIGLESLRSIALVMLAFGLWTRFASFATAAMLITTYGITYSLGKVDHTILLVLVPLVLAFADWGNRFSIDALRAGRQTSHQEQWPLRLLGLLIGWGFFTAALTKVMTGWLSFDSQAARGYFVLGFVTQDRTNWLAGWVAAHDYRPVWELADWSTVVFELAILLALPWWRAFRSTLAIATLFHLGVYLVMNITFSHAVIAYGAFVPWGALARRIGELRSLAPVVTYFDRARRSATRKVVYPLMFSLAVVLGVGTWSLMLSGGSRFYLSLVIFVGAAFGMTYLAREARTVFRRLLSDSGAGGGFGDDRRDREAATAGPKGGGADHGAPPEP
- a CDS encoding glycosyltransferase; this translates as MGDSVDISVVIPVRNGGPFVSHQIEALLAQESNATFEVVVADNGSTDETAQIARSLAERDPRVRVVDASRGIGVNVARNVGAQAARGRVILLTDADDVVHPGWVDAYWRAFQSGAHTAGGSLHRILQDGTVLARESKLYSSLMTGSAFANGTNCGFTRAAFDAVGGFDETLMGGADEIDFFARTSRNGYRMTLVPDAVVDKLQHTDLSDAFHQHFNFGRGEILLATRFKPSMVSLPMAAVAAMHALLWFSAWATVGRLRRWRRPTAMRMAFALGMLVEEAKILSR
- a CDS encoding polysaccharide pyruvyl transferase family protein; the encoded protein is MTDFVERIRDRLMNDLRRVFAGVPEWDLVDFPHHFNCGDSAIWLGEVKIAEELGIRVASATSSQMYRRDKLRANGPVVIHGGGNLGGLYPQHDDLRIRILTDFSTRPIVQLPQSIEVTNAAGLERLKRAIGSHRDFTLLVRDRRSLDIARREFDCRIELVPDAAFALGNLERRPAVEEAVVQARRDKEASGEQISGHPTVDWNTASILSLRNLGRSAVTAAGKLPVPALTSTLADSFARQNLRWAIRTLSRGHVLVTDRLHGHVIATLCGIEHIVVSDRYGKVRALWETWTQDAPMATFAPTWSAAETALAERISRRYAS
- a CDS encoding MMPL/RND family transporter, coding for MFDRTKLRGAFADGGLPQLGRFIVRHPVLIIVAWVAAAAVLFLLIPPLAVVSQKNPPEFLPKDAPVMVDSKKMSDAFKGAEETNTSNLNVVILSNPNGLSPDDEQTYEELVERLKADEEHVISTQDFVTTPQLREVMTSKDGKAWNLPVSLVGSMGTPKGQAAYRAAGKIVKETTADTTLQANMVGAAATLEDINAIGARDQRVIEIATVGTILTILLVVYRSIIGMLIPLLTIGLALGVANQAVAGLGELGLGLGPQTIVLMTGMLMGAGTDFSIFFFSRYHELVREGMESDDAMIGALVTIGKVVAGSAATTAIAFLGLAFTTLGVFATVGPALSVTIAIGFLASITLLPSLIVLAGRRGWVNPRKDLTGRFWRRSGIHIVRRPVVHLVGSLTVLIALAACAGFIKFNYDDRKALPADSESNRAYQAMDDHFPISTTMQQFVVIHAPDQDLRSPRSLAVMEQMAQRIAALPDIDMVRGITRPTGEMLEQAKATYQAGEVGGKLDEASTLIEDNDANLNRLSGGAHQLADVLDEIRDGVVGAVGSVRGLAGALDDMSRKYGGAKTLDEIDRTARLVTNMRDLGNAIGVDVNRMTDIYAWADPVLRSLDTSPTCDADPECVQSREDMRRIVSTRESPYLNSISDLGSQLQNTEGYQTLDETIQGLSKSLKTATAAARELGLDEPNGVQNKIREVTQGANTLADSSRQLAEGVQLLVDQTKNIGGGLDQASDFLLAMKRDASEPSQAGFYIPPQILTQPEFKKAANLFVSKDGHTARYLVQTALDPFGTEAMDQVDDIVGAAEGARPDTTLANADISMVGFSPVQSNLREYYNGDIRFIIGFTLLVVFLVLCLLLRAVVAPIYLVASVVLSYVSAIGIGVLFFQFILGQELAWTVPGMAFLVLVAVGADYNLLLIARIREESRDGIRTGIIRTVGATGGVITSAGLIFAASMLSLTVSSIGTVIQLGFVIGVGLLLDTFIVRTITVPAAAVLIGNANWWPTKPKYEKRVPRADVADAVTAPLLPRSPRARVRQRLAEITQEYRALREDRPPEQVPEATARTDV
- a CDS encoding UDP-glucose dehydrogenase family protein, whose protein sequence is MRLSVIGTGYLGAVHAACMARLGHDVVAFDTDASKIAKLSAGASPLFEPGLDELLTAEMASGRLRFTQSPDEAVSGASVHFVCVGTPQLSDSDAADVSFVNSAVDMIATHADGEGLIVGKSTVPVGTAQRLDSELAARSLPHRMEVAWNPEFLREGKAIEDTLQPDRLVFGVTSESAEKTLREVYAELLDAGTPYLTTDLATAEMVKVAANSFLATKISFINAMAEVCEAVDADVVTLSEALGYDSRIGRRFLNAGLGFGGGCLPKDIRAFSARAGEVGASAALTFLHEVDKINIRRREKAVSVAGALLGGDFLGKNIAVLGAAFKPDSDDVRDSPALNVAAAMHLKGSYVRVHDPKAIANARARFPTLTYCESVQEACQNVDLIVLATEWDEYRNLDPVALRSTVRTQSLLDTRNALDAELWSGAGWRVYGLGRGQLNV